A portion of the Oryzias melastigma strain HK-1 linkage group LG1, ASM292280v2, whole genome shotgun sequence genome contains these proteins:
- the LOC112137316 gene encoding adhesion G protein-coupled receptor L1 isoform X1, whose translation MALSLWLVGVSVFTLAHVTPSDQAMSRAAMPFGLLRRELACEGYPIELRCPGSDVVMVETANYGRTDDKICDADPFQMENTQCYLPDALKIMSQRCNNRTQCVVVAGVDVFPDPCPGTYKYLEIQYECVPYKVDQKVFVCPGSLFTIQPASSVLDAEHQSGAWCKDPLQAGDRLYVMPWTPYRTEVLYEYASWDDYKQNRVTTTYKLPSRVDGTGFVVYDGAVFYNKERTRNLVKYDLRTRIKSGEAVVVNANYHDTSPYRWGGKSDIDLAVDENGLWVIYSTEANNGRIVVSQVNPYTLRFEGTWTTGFDKRGASNAFMACGVLYVVRSVFQEDEGQADSRASSNMVVYAYDTSRGQELPVQIPFPNPYQYISSIDYNPRDNQLYVWNNYYMLRYPLQFTPPPPTKGPLSSLMTTVRSYTATVALTPVRPSASQPIGVINRSPFDQRPITAMVPLTPRPPLRVPLAPGGPGQVGGCEGRVARGVQWPPTLKGETVERPCPKGSLGIASYQCTSAPVGWNSGGPDLSNCTSPWVSQISQKIKSGENAANIAGELVNLTRGRIYAGDVSMSVRLIEQLLDILDSQLQALRPANKEPAARNYNKLQKRERTCKAYIQAVVQTVDNLLGPEALVSWADMNSIDQSRSASLLLDAVEKGAFLLANNLYDGRFSDRAPNVDLEVYVLNTEADIRDLVFPDSYYSDSILQISALALQQYSNNGQVKLVLSLYKNLGSFLSTQNSTMRLGLGQGQSVEPRHRSLVVNSHIISASVHRGSNRVYLTEPVIFTLRHLQLENHFGPNCSFWNASGVSGSGRWSTQGCRLLHTNNTHTTCACNHLSSYAIIMTYQQPAFGAGVEELLVFVISWVGISVALVCLTTCIITLCCQGAPWQTDHSTIHCNLWANLLITELLFLIGANRTKYTVVCSITAGLLHFSLLSVFCWLCLEGIELYLLQRELFEGRNSRRKYFYLCGYSLPGLVVAVSAAIDFRGYGSKTGCWLRTDNYFIWSFLGPVAVIITLNLVVLVMTLHKMHSTAALKPDSSRHDNLRAWAVGSLTLLFLLSVTWSSGLMFLSGPSLLLAYLFSSLNTAQALLITILHCTLARKGQKDYGRCIRLSRCCAASASSSPDSVKGAALRSNSRYTSSQNRRVTANRQSRIRRMWNDTVRRQTESSFIAADVNNTPTLNRAALGNHFLTNQVLQTHAGASPYDTMLAQGYSQPFTSTGTFRNKQKGVVSQSQESCGLDSVCLNGGYTPNTFTLHGLGTTPGSRAGVVGSTDLLREEGVGIGGDDISPGLLTPHGAKDLAGGTGMRRNLSDAAALEKMIISELVQSNLRPSVAMPVPPERYGSLARPHHLDRAAFPHTATLTRHAQQPQESWSVSIQPSTRHNAPEGWAHTRQHTQDTETLSTTRGQDQAAASRLKDSWSHARVCGDSESRELLKDVDRSQLQGTLGRRGQQERQQARPPDVQARPYSTLSRTPGSLSRHRGTLESSGGPDRDRDRYRERPLPPPPPPPPQESEPLYKALEEPLLTKQADPSVEAWRGGQDRDKDETFLLKRERMNEEWRGEAERGREEALSSHRKDGVLDERKAGFERSREESQMLEKKDGRMELWQGVAAEQETFITQTKDFGMEEWRGGMEREKEESFFLKDRDRWREAVNLEREKQKERSLDVWRGGMDLDREEAFLFASKDGVLDERKSGKGRGSLRYHGDRQDSDSFTLPLTPDLDLDLDSSPIYARDSNPSPLYPGEQRSPPLGIFPRNSPPTNIFAPRENNSPPSNLYSRHSPQVYSRSSSPPRFYTRNSPPSLSYPDSSPEGAEEVSPTGGQPQRAALELPYSLGRPPLGPRPNHLQTFYQPPPLGSSGETGYSADPTSEGEDGQMQRVTSL comes from the exons AAGTGGACCAAAAAG TTTTCGTGTGTCCTGGTTCCCTATTCACCATCCAGCCAGCCTCATCAGTCCTGGATGCAGAGCATCAGTCGGGGGCCTGGTGCAAAGACCCCCTGCAGGCTGGTGACAGGCTGTATGTTATGCCTTGGACACCATATAGGACAGAAGTGCTGTATGAGTATGCTTCTTGGGATGACTACAAGCAAAACAGAGTCACCACCACCTATAA GCTGCCCAGCCGTGTGGACGGCACTGGCTTCGTGGTGTACGATGGCGCTGTATTCTATAACAAGGAGCGAACACGCAACCTTGTCAAGTATGATCTCCGCACGCGCATAAAGAGCGGTGAGGCAGTAGTGGTCAACGCCAACTACCACGACACATCGCCTTATCGCTGGGGAGGGAAATCAGACATCGATCTGGCTGTGGATGAGAACGGCCTGTGGGTTATCTACTCCACTGAAGCCAATAATGGACGCATTGTGGTCAGCCAG GTCAACCCTTACACCCTGCGGTTCGAGGGCACATGGACTACAGGCTTTGACAAGCGCGGGGCCAGCAACGCCTTCATGGCCTGTGGAGTGCTCTACGTCGTGCGCTCTGTCTTTCAGGAAGATGAAGGCCAAGCCGATAGCCGAGCTAGCAGCAACATGGTGGTCTATGCCTATGACACCAGCCGAGGACAAGAGCTGCCGGTTCAGATACCCTTCCCCAACCCTTACCAGTACATATCCTCCATAGACTACAACCCCAGAGACAACCAGCTGTATGTGTGGAATAACTACTACATGCTGAGATACCCACTGCAGTTCACACCACCTCCACCCACTAAAG GACCCCTCTCATCCTTGATGACGACCGTCCGCTCCTACACAGCCACGGTAGCTCTGACTCCTGTGCGGCCATCGGCCTCACAGCCCATTGGGGTGATCAATAGAAGCCCGTTTGATCAGCGGCCAATCACAGCCATGGTTCCGCTGACCCCACGCCCTCCTCTTCGAGTTCCCTTGGCCCCTGGTGGACCTGGCCAGGTGGGCGGATGTGAGGGCCGGGTTGCACGAGGTGTTCAGTGGCCCCCCACCCTGAAGGGGGAAACAGTTGAAAGGCCATGCCCAAAAGGATCTCTGG GTATAGCATCTTATCAATGCACTTCAGCTCCAGTTGGCTGGAACTCTGGAGGCCCAGACCTATCCAACTGTACCTCTCCCTGGGTCAGCCAGATTTCACAGAAG ATTAAGAGTGGCGAGAATGCAGCTAACATCGCTGGGGAGCTGGTCAACCTGACTCGGGGCCGGATCTACGCCGGAGACGTCAGCATGTCCGTCAGACTCATTGAACAGCTCCTGGACATACTGGACTCTCAACTCCAAGCCTTAAGACCGGCGAATAAAGAGCCAGCAGCCCGCAATTACAACAAG ctGCAGAAGAGGGAGCGCACGTGTAAAGCTTACATTCAG GCGGTGGTTCAAACTGTAGATAACCTCCTGGGCCCTGAAGCTCTGGTGTCCTGGGCTGATATGAACAGCATTGATCAGTCCCGCTCTGCCTCGCTGCTGCTAGATGCTGTGGAGAAAGGAGCTTTTCTGTTAGCTAACAACCTCTATGATGGCCGATTTAGTGACAGAGCACCAAACGTCG ATTTGGAGGTGTACGTGCTGAACACGGAGGCAGACATACGGGATTTGGTGTTTCCTGATTCCTATTACAGTGACAGCATCCTACAAATATCAGCCCTGGCTCTGCAGCAGTACAGCAACAACG GCCAGGTGAAGTTGGTGCTCTCTCTGTACAAAAATCTGGGCTCCTTCCTTTCCACCCAAAACTCAACCATGAGGCTGGGACTGGGGCAGGGCCAGAGTGTGGAGCCGAGGCACAGGAGCCTAGTGGTCAACTCGCACATCATCTCTGCCTCTGTGCACAGAGGATCCAACAGAGTGTACCTCACTGAGCCGGTCATCTTCACTCTGAGACACCTTCAG CTGGAGAATCATTTTGGTCCGAACTGCTCCTTTTGGAATGCTTCAGGAGTTTCTGGGAGTGGTCGGTGGTCCACACAGGGCTGCCGCCTGTTACATACAAACAACACTCACACAACCTGCGCCTGCAATCACCTGTCGAGCTACGCCATCATCATGACGTACCAGCAGCCTGCA tttggTGCCGGcgtggaggagctgctggtctTTGTGATTTCGTGGGTCGGCATCTCGGTTGCACTGGTGTGTTTGACTACCTGCATTATCACCCTCTGCTGTCAGGGGGCGCCCTGGCAAACTGACCACAGCACGATCCACTGCAACCTGTGGGCCAACCTGCTCATCACCGAGCTTCTTTTCCTCATTGGTGCCAACAGGACAAAGTACACT GTTGTGTGCTCCATAACTGCTGGTTTACTGCACTTTTCACTGCTGTCAGTGTTTTGCTGGCTGTGCCTGGAGGGGATAGAACTGTATCTACTGCAGAGAGAGCTATTTGAGGGCCGAAACTCCAGACggaaatatttttatctttgtggCTACTCTCTTCCTGGCCTGGTGGTGGCTGTGTCTGCTGCTATTGACTTCAGAGGATATGGCTCAAAGACTGG ATGTTGGCTGCGCACAGACAACTACTTCATCTGGAGTTTCCTGGGACCTGTAGCTGTCATCATCACG TTGAACCTAGTTGTTCTCGTGATGACCTTGCATAAGATGCACAGCACTGCTGCCCTGAAGCCCGACTCCAGCCGCCACGATAACCTGAG AGCGTGGGCCGTGGGCTCCCTGACACTGCTCTTCCTGCTGAGCGTCACCTGGTCGTCGGGCCTCATGTTCCTGTCTGGACCGTCTCTGCTTCTGGCGTACCTCTTCTCCTCTCTCAACACGGCCCAGGCACTTCTTATCACCATACTTCACTGCACACTCGCCAGGAAG GGCCAGAAGGATTATGGCCGCTGCATACGTCTCTCGCGGTGCTGTGCCGCTTCTGCATCCAGCTCTCCGGATTCTGTGAAAGGAGCTGCCCTTCGCTCCAATAGTCGCTACACCAGCAGTCAGAATCGCAGAGTCACTGCTAACAGACAA AGTCGCATCAGAAGAATGTGGAACGACACTGTTCGCAGACAAACCGAATCCTCATTCATCGCTGCAGATGTTAATAACACTCCCACTCTTAACAGAG CTGCTTTGGGGAACCACTTTTTAACCAATCAGGTGTTGCAGACTCATGCTGGAGCTTCTCCTTATGACACCATGTTGGCCCAGGGATACAGTCAGCCCTTCACCTCCACAG GAACCTTCAGAAACAAGCAGA AGGGCGTCGTGTCGCAGAGCCAGGAGTCCTGTGGGCTGGACAGTGTGTGTCTCAATGGAGGGTACACGCCCAACACATTCACCCTGCACGGTCTCGGGACAACACCTGGCTCCAGAGCTGGTGTGGTGGGCAGCACTGATCTCCTGAGGGAAGAAGGAGTCGGAATAGGAGGGGATGACATCTCTCCTGGCCTCCTCACTCCACACGGGGCTAAAGATTTGGCCGGCGGAACCGGAATGCGTCGCAATCTGTCTGATGCCGCAGCGCTGGAAAAAATGATCATCTCAGAGCTGGTGCAGAGCAACCTGAGGCCCTCCGTCGCCATGCCCGTTCCTCCCGAGCGCTACGGGAGCCTGGCGAGGCCGCACCACCTCGACAGGGCGGCGTTCCCCCACACTGCCACCCTAACTCGACATGCACAGCAACCACAGGAGAGCTGGTCTGTTAGCATACAGCCGAGCACGCGGCACAATGCGCCGGAGGGCTGGGCGCACACGAGGCAGCACACGCAAGACACGGAGACGCTCTCCACCACACGGGGACAAGATCAGGCCGCGGCGTCACGGCTTAAGGACAGCTGGTCACACGCTCGCGTATGTGGAGACTCCGAGTCTCGGGAGCTGCTGAAGGACGTGGACCGGTCCCAGCTGCAAGGCACTCTGGGTCGGCGAGGGCAGCAGGAGCGGCAGCAGGCGCGACCCCCTGATGTCCAGGCTCGGCCCTATTCCACACTGAGCCGCACGCCGGGTTCTCTGTCCCGCCACCGTGGCACACTGGAGTCCAGCGGGGGGCCGGACAGAGACCGGGACCGCTATCGGGAGAGACCCCTGCCGccacctcctccccctcctccgcAGGAGTCAGAGCCTCTATACAAAGCCCTGGAGGAGCCGCTGCTCACCAAACAAGCAGACCCCAGCGTGGAGGCGTGGAGGGGTGGCCAGGACAGAGACAAGGACGAGACGTTCCTGCTAAAAAGAGAAAGGATGAACGAAGAATGGCGAGGAGAAGCTGAGAGGGGAAGAGAGGAGGCTCTCTCCTCCCACAGGAAAGACGGGGTTCTGGACGAACGAAAAGCTGGCTTTGAAAGAAGCAGAGAAGAGTCGCAAATGCTGGAGAAGAAAGATGGCAGGATGGAGCTGTGGCAAGGAGTGGCAGCCGAGCAGGAGACTTTCATCACTCAAACGAAAGATTTTGGGATGGAGGAATGGAGAGGGGGaatggaaagagaaaaagaggaatCCTTTTTCCTGAAGGACAGAGACCGATGGAGGGAAGCCGTAAACCTAGAAAGGGAGAAACAGAAAGAGAGATCCCTGGATGTTTGGAGAGGAGGGATGGATTTGGACCGGGAGGAGGCCTTCTTGTTCGCCAGCAAAGATGGAGTTCTGGATGAGAGGAAAAGCGGGAAAGGTCGGGGGTCACTGCGGTACCATGGCGACCGGCAGGATTCTGACAGCTTCACTCTGCCTTTGACCCCTGACCTCGACCTCGACCTTGATTCCTCACCGATTTACGCTCGAGATtcaaacccctcccccctctatCCTGGAGAACAGCGCTCGCCACCACTCGGCATTTTCCCCAGAAACTCCCCCCCGACAAACATCTTCGCTCCTCGAGAGAATAACTCCCCGCCCAGCAACCTCTACTCCCGCCACTCCCCACAGGTCTACAGTCGCAGCAGCTCTCCCCCCCGCTTCTACACCCGCAACTCTCCGCCCTCCCTCTCATACCCGGACAGCAGTCCTGAAGGCGCAGAGGAGGTCAGCCCTACGGGGGGCCAGCCGCAGAGAGCCGCTCTGGAGCTGCCGTACAGCCTGGGGAGACCCCCTCTGGGGCCAAGGCCCAATCACCTGCAGACCTTCTACCAGCCTCCACCGCTGGGCTCCAGCGGGGAGACGGGGTACTCTGCAGACCCCACCTCAGAGGGCGAGGACGGACAGATGCAGCGGGTGACCAGCCTGTGA
- the LOC112137316 gene encoding adhesion G protein-coupled receptor L1 isoform X3 — protein MALSLWLVGVSVFTLAHVTPSDQAMSRAAMPFGLLRRELACEGYPIELRCPGSDVVMVETANYGRTDDKICDADPFQMENTQCYLPDALKIMSQRCNNRTQCVVVAGVDVFPDPCPGTYKYLEIQYECVPYKVDQKVFVCPGSLFTIQPASSVLDAEHQSGAWCKDPLQAGDRLYVMPWTPYRTEVLYEYASWDDYKQNRVTTTYKLPSRVDGTGFVVYDGAVFYNKERTRNLVKYDLRTRIKSGEAVVVNANYHDTSPYRWGGKSDIDLAVDENGLWVIYSTEANNGRIVVSQVNPYTLRFEGTWTTGFDKRGASNAFMACGVLYVVRSVFQEDEGQADSRASSNMVVYAYDTSRGQELPVQIPFPNPYQYISSIDYNPRDNQLYVWNNYYMLRYPLQFTPPPPTKGPLSSLMTTVRSYTATVALTPVRPSASQPIGVINRSPFDQRPITAMVPLTPRPPLRVPLAPGGPGQVGGCEGRVARGVQWPPTLKGETVERPCPKGSLGIASYQCTSAPVGWNSGGPDLSNCTSPWVSQISQKIKSGENAANIAGELVNLTRGRIYAGDVSMSVRLIEQLLDILDSQLQALRPANKEPAARNYNKLQKRERTCKAYIQAVVQTVDNLLGPEALVSWADMNSIDQSRSASLLLDAVEKGAFLLANNLYDGRFSDRAPNVDLEVYVLNTEADIRDLVFPDSYYSDSILQISALALQQYSNNGQVKLVLSLYKNLGSFLSTQNSTMRLGLGQGQSVEPRHRSLVVNSHIISASVHRGSNRVYLTEPVIFTLRHLQLENHFGPNCSFWNASGVSGSGRWSTQGCRLLHTNNTHTTCACNHLSSYAIIMTYQQPAFGAGVEELLVFVISWVGISVALVCLTTCIITLCCQGAPWQTDHSTIHCNLWANLLITELLFLIGANRTKYTVVCSITAGLLHFSLLSVFCWLCLEGIELYLLQRELFEGRNSRRKYFYLCGYSLPGLVVAVSAAIDFRGYGSKTGCWLRTDNYFIWSFLGPVAVIITLNLVVLVMTLHKMHSTAALKPDSSRHDNLRAWAVGSLTLLFLLSVTWSSGLMFLSGPSLLLAYLFSSLNTAQALLITILHCTLARKGQKDYGRCIRLSRCCAASASSSPDSVKGAALRSNSRYTSSQNRRVTANRQSRIRRMWNDTVRRQTESSFIAADVNNTPTLNRAALGNHFLTNQVLQTHAGASPYDTMLAQGYSQPFTSTEGVVSQSQESCGLDSVCLNGGYTPNTFTLHGLGTTPGSRAGVVGSTDLLREEGVGIGGDDISPGLLTPHGAKDLAGGTGMRRNLSDAAALEKMIISELVQSNLRPSVAMPVPPERYGSLARPHHLDRAAFPHTATLTRHAQQPQESWSVSIQPSTRHNAPEGWAHTRQHTQDTETLSTTRGQDQAAASRLKDSWSHARVCGDSESRELLKDVDRSQLQGTLGRRGQQERQQARPPDVQARPYSTLSRTPGSLSRHRGTLESSGGPDRDRDRYRERPLPPPPPPPPQESEPLYKALEEPLLTKQADPSVEAWRGGQDRDKDETFLLKRERMNEEWRGEAERGREEALSSHRKDGVLDERKAGFERSREESQMLEKKDGRMELWQGVAAEQETFITQTKDFGMEEWRGGMEREKEESFFLKDRDRWREAVNLEREKQKERSLDVWRGGMDLDREEAFLFASKDGVLDERKSGKGRGSLRYHGDRQDSDSFTLPLTPDLDLDLDSSPIYARDSNPSPLYPGEQRSPPLGIFPRNSPPTNIFAPRENNSPPSNLYSRHSPQVYSRSSSPPRFYTRNSPPSLSYPDSSPEGAEEVSPTGGQPQRAALELPYSLGRPPLGPRPNHLQTFYQPPPLGSSGETGYSADPTSEGEDGQMQRVTSL, from the exons AAGTGGACCAAAAAG TTTTCGTGTGTCCTGGTTCCCTATTCACCATCCAGCCAGCCTCATCAGTCCTGGATGCAGAGCATCAGTCGGGGGCCTGGTGCAAAGACCCCCTGCAGGCTGGTGACAGGCTGTATGTTATGCCTTGGACACCATATAGGACAGAAGTGCTGTATGAGTATGCTTCTTGGGATGACTACAAGCAAAACAGAGTCACCACCACCTATAA GCTGCCCAGCCGTGTGGACGGCACTGGCTTCGTGGTGTACGATGGCGCTGTATTCTATAACAAGGAGCGAACACGCAACCTTGTCAAGTATGATCTCCGCACGCGCATAAAGAGCGGTGAGGCAGTAGTGGTCAACGCCAACTACCACGACACATCGCCTTATCGCTGGGGAGGGAAATCAGACATCGATCTGGCTGTGGATGAGAACGGCCTGTGGGTTATCTACTCCACTGAAGCCAATAATGGACGCATTGTGGTCAGCCAG GTCAACCCTTACACCCTGCGGTTCGAGGGCACATGGACTACAGGCTTTGACAAGCGCGGGGCCAGCAACGCCTTCATGGCCTGTGGAGTGCTCTACGTCGTGCGCTCTGTCTTTCAGGAAGATGAAGGCCAAGCCGATAGCCGAGCTAGCAGCAACATGGTGGTCTATGCCTATGACACCAGCCGAGGACAAGAGCTGCCGGTTCAGATACCCTTCCCCAACCCTTACCAGTACATATCCTCCATAGACTACAACCCCAGAGACAACCAGCTGTATGTGTGGAATAACTACTACATGCTGAGATACCCACTGCAGTTCACACCACCTCCACCCACTAAAG GACCCCTCTCATCCTTGATGACGACCGTCCGCTCCTACACAGCCACGGTAGCTCTGACTCCTGTGCGGCCATCGGCCTCACAGCCCATTGGGGTGATCAATAGAAGCCCGTTTGATCAGCGGCCAATCACAGCCATGGTTCCGCTGACCCCACGCCCTCCTCTTCGAGTTCCCTTGGCCCCTGGTGGACCTGGCCAGGTGGGCGGATGTGAGGGCCGGGTTGCACGAGGTGTTCAGTGGCCCCCCACCCTGAAGGGGGAAACAGTTGAAAGGCCATGCCCAAAAGGATCTCTGG GTATAGCATCTTATCAATGCACTTCAGCTCCAGTTGGCTGGAACTCTGGAGGCCCAGACCTATCCAACTGTACCTCTCCCTGGGTCAGCCAGATTTCACAGAAG ATTAAGAGTGGCGAGAATGCAGCTAACATCGCTGGGGAGCTGGTCAACCTGACTCGGGGCCGGATCTACGCCGGAGACGTCAGCATGTCCGTCAGACTCATTGAACAGCTCCTGGACATACTGGACTCTCAACTCCAAGCCTTAAGACCGGCGAATAAAGAGCCAGCAGCCCGCAATTACAACAAG ctGCAGAAGAGGGAGCGCACGTGTAAAGCTTACATTCAG GCGGTGGTTCAAACTGTAGATAACCTCCTGGGCCCTGAAGCTCTGGTGTCCTGGGCTGATATGAACAGCATTGATCAGTCCCGCTCTGCCTCGCTGCTGCTAGATGCTGTGGAGAAAGGAGCTTTTCTGTTAGCTAACAACCTCTATGATGGCCGATTTAGTGACAGAGCACCAAACGTCG ATTTGGAGGTGTACGTGCTGAACACGGAGGCAGACATACGGGATTTGGTGTTTCCTGATTCCTATTACAGTGACAGCATCCTACAAATATCAGCCCTGGCTCTGCAGCAGTACAGCAACAACG GCCAGGTGAAGTTGGTGCTCTCTCTGTACAAAAATCTGGGCTCCTTCCTTTCCACCCAAAACTCAACCATGAGGCTGGGACTGGGGCAGGGCCAGAGTGTGGAGCCGAGGCACAGGAGCCTAGTGGTCAACTCGCACATCATCTCTGCCTCTGTGCACAGAGGATCCAACAGAGTGTACCTCACTGAGCCGGTCATCTTCACTCTGAGACACCTTCAG CTGGAGAATCATTTTGGTCCGAACTGCTCCTTTTGGAATGCTTCAGGAGTTTCTGGGAGTGGTCGGTGGTCCACACAGGGCTGCCGCCTGTTACATACAAACAACACTCACACAACCTGCGCCTGCAATCACCTGTCGAGCTACGCCATCATCATGACGTACCAGCAGCCTGCA tttggTGCCGGcgtggaggagctgctggtctTTGTGATTTCGTGGGTCGGCATCTCGGTTGCACTGGTGTGTTTGACTACCTGCATTATCACCCTCTGCTGTCAGGGGGCGCCCTGGCAAACTGACCACAGCACGATCCACTGCAACCTGTGGGCCAACCTGCTCATCACCGAGCTTCTTTTCCTCATTGGTGCCAACAGGACAAAGTACACT GTTGTGTGCTCCATAACTGCTGGTTTACTGCACTTTTCACTGCTGTCAGTGTTTTGCTGGCTGTGCCTGGAGGGGATAGAACTGTATCTACTGCAGAGAGAGCTATTTGAGGGCCGAAACTCCAGACggaaatatttttatctttgtggCTACTCTCTTCCTGGCCTGGTGGTGGCTGTGTCTGCTGCTATTGACTTCAGAGGATATGGCTCAAAGACTGG ATGTTGGCTGCGCACAGACAACTACTTCATCTGGAGTTTCCTGGGACCTGTAGCTGTCATCATCACG TTGAACCTAGTTGTTCTCGTGATGACCTTGCATAAGATGCACAGCACTGCTGCCCTGAAGCCCGACTCCAGCCGCCACGATAACCTGAG AGCGTGGGCCGTGGGCTCCCTGACACTGCTCTTCCTGCTGAGCGTCACCTGGTCGTCGGGCCTCATGTTCCTGTCTGGACCGTCTCTGCTTCTGGCGTACCTCTTCTCCTCTCTCAACACGGCCCAGGCACTTCTTATCACCATACTTCACTGCACACTCGCCAGGAAG GGCCAGAAGGATTATGGCCGCTGCATACGTCTCTCGCGGTGCTGTGCCGCTTCTGCATCCAGCTCTCCGGATTCTGTGAAAGGAGCTGCCCTTCGCTCCAATAGTCGCTACACCAGCAGTCAGAATCGCAGAGTCACTGCTAACAGACAA AGTCGCATCAGAAGAATGTGGAACGACACTGTTCGCAGACAAACCGAATCCTCATTCATCGCTGCAGATGTTAATAACACTCCCACTCTTAACAGAG CTGCTTTGGGGAACCACTTTTTAACCAATCAGGTGTTGCAGACTCATGCTGGAGCTTCTCCTTATGACACCATGTTGGCCCAGGGATACAGTCAGCCCTTCACCTCCACAG AGGGCGTCGTGTCGCAGAGCCAGGAGTCCTGTGGGCTGGACAGTGTGTGTCTCAATGGAGGGTACACGCCCAACACATTCACCCTGCACGGTCTCGGGACAACACCTGGCTCCAGAGCTGGTGTGGTGGGCAGCACTGATCTCCTGAGGGAAGAAGGAGTCGGAATAGGAGGGGATGACATCTCTCCTGGCCTCCTCACTCCACACGGGGCTAAAGATTTGGCCGGCGGAACCGGAATGCGTCGCAATCTGTCTGATGCCGCAGCGCTGGAAAAAATGATCATCTCAGAGCTGGTGCAGAGCAACCTGAGGCCCTCCGTCGCCATGCCCGTTCCTCCCGAGCGCTACGGGAGCCTGGCGAGGCCGCACCACCTCGACAGGGCGGCGTTCCCCCACACTGCCACCCTAACTCGACATGCACAGCAACCACAGGAGAGCTGGTCTGTTAGCATACAGCCGAGCACGCGGCACAATGCGCCGGAGGGCTGGGCGCACACGAGGCAGCACACGCAAGACACGGAGACGCTCTCCACCACACGGGGACAAGATCAGGCCGCGGCGTCACGGCTTAAGGACAGCTGGTCACACGCTCGCGTATGTGGAGACTCCGAGTCTCGGGAGCTGCTGAAGGACGTGGACCGGTCCCAGCTGCAAGGCACTCTGGGTCGGCGAGGGCAGCAGGAGCGGCAGCAGGCGCGACCCCCTGATGTCCAGGCTCGGCCCTATTCCACACTGAGCCGCACGCCGGGTTCTCTGTCCCGCCACCGTGGCACACTGGAGTCCAGCGGGGGGCCGGACAGAGACCGGGACCGCTATCGGGAGAGACCCCTGCCGccacctcctccccctcctccgcAGGAGTCAGAGCCTCTATACAAAGCCCTGGAGGAGCCGCTGCTCACCAAACAAGCAGACCCCAGCGTGGAGGCGTGGAGGGGTGGCCAGGACAGAGACAAGGACGAGACGTTCCTGCTAAAAAGAGAAAGGATGAACGAAGAATGGCGAGGAGAAGCTGAGAGGGGAAGAGAGGAGGCTCTCTCCTCCCACAGGAAAGACGGGGTTCTGGACGAACGAAAAGCTGGCTTTGAAAGAAGCAGAGAAGAGTCGCAAATGCTGGAGAAGAAAGATGGCAGGATGGAGCTGTGGCAAGGAGTGGCAGCCGAGCAGGAGACTTTCATCACTCAAACGAAAGATTTTGGGATGGAGGAATGGAGAGGGGGaatggaaagagaaaaagaggaatCCTTTTTCCTGAAGGACAGAGACCGATGGAGGGAAGCCGTAAACCTAGAAAGGGAGAAACAGAAAGAGAGATCCCTGGATGTTTGGAGAGGAGGGATGGATTTGGACCGGGAGGAGGCCTTCTTGTTCGCCAGCAAAGATGGAGTTCTGGATGAGAGGAAAAGCGGGAAAGGTCGGGGGTCACTGCGGTACCATGGCGACCGGCAGGATTCTGACAGCTTCACTCTGCCTTTGACCCCTGACCTCGACCTCGACCTTGATTCCTCACCGATTTACGCTCGAGATtcaaacccctcccccctctatCCTGGAGAACAGCGCTCGCCACCACTCGGCATTTTCCCCAGAAACTCCCCCCCGACAAACATCTTCGCTCCTCGAGAGAATAACTCCCCGCCCAGCAACCTCTACTCCCGCCACTCCCCACAGGTCTACAGTCGCAGCAGCTCTCCCCCCCGCTTCTACACCCGCAACTCTCCGCCCTCCCTCTCATACCCGGACAGCAGTCCTGAAGGCGCAGAGGAGGTCAGCCCTACGGGGGGCCAGCCGCAGAGAGCCGCTCTGGAGCTGCCGTACAGCCTGGGGAGACCCCCTCTGGGGCCAAGGCCCAATCACCTGCAGACCTTCTACCAGCCTCCACCGCTGGGCTCCAGCGGGGAGACGGGGTACTCTGCAGACCCCACCTCAGAGGGCGAGGACGGACAGATGCAGCGGGTGACCAGCCTGTGA